The following are encoded together in the Zingiber officinale cultivar Zhangliang chromosome 8A, Zo_v1.1, whole genome shotgun sequence genome:
- the LOC122011624 gene encoding methylesterase 1-like, whose translation MADARSNRSHHIVFVHGVSHGAWCWYKLISLLRSAGHRVTALDLAASGIDERRFSDLRNFADYNQPLIDLMAALPQGERIVLVSHTLGGLNIAFAMDRFPHKVAVGVFVNAFLPDTVHPPSFVYNKVQLEDPTLPLWLDTQFGTVGDKENGPLSMVLGPKFVSLLYNRSPPEDFALAMTLLRPSSLFAKELESSSPLSASGYGSVAKVFIVCEKDEVLQAQASFQRWMIENNPVNEVRVIEEADHMAMLSTPEKLSQFISEIADKYASFIND comes from the exons ATGGCAGACGCCAGAAGCAACCGCAGCCACCACATCGTCTTCGTTCACGGCGTCTCCCACGGCGCCTGGTGTTGGTACAAGCTCATCTCCCTTCTCCGCTCCGCCGGCCACCGAGTCACCGCGCTTGATCTCGCCGCTTCCGGCATCGACGAGCGCCGCTTCTCCGACCTCAGGAACTTCGCCGACTACAACCAGCCCCTGATCGACCTCATGGCCGCGCTGCCCCAGGGCGAGCGCATCGTCCTCGTCAGCCATACCCTCGGGGGTCTCAACATCGCCTTCGCCATGGACAGGTTCCCACACAAGGTCGCCGTCGGCGTCTTCGTCAATGCCTTCTTGCCCGACACCGTTCATCCTCCATCGTTCGTCTATAACAAG GTCCAACTGGAAGATCCGACCTTGCCGCTTTGGTTGGATACCCAATTCGGCACGGTCGGGGACAAGGAGAACGGCCCTCTGTCGATGGTGTTAGGTCCCAAGTTCGTGTCCCTCCTTTACAATCGCTCACCGCCGGAG GATTTTGCCTTGGCCATGACGCTTTTGAGGCCGTCTTCCCTGTTCGCGAAGGAACTGGAGTCGTCGTCGCCGCTCTCGGCGTCGGGGTATGGCTCGGTGGCTAAGGTGTTCATCGTGTGCGagaaggacgaggtgctgcaggcGCAGGCGAGCTTCCAACGGTGGATGATCGAGAACAACCCGGTGAACGAGGTGAGGGTGATCGAGGAGGCCGACCACATGGCGATGCTGTCGACGCCGGAGAAGCTGAGCCAGTTCATCTCGGAGATCGCCGACAAGTACGCTAGCTTCATAAATGATTAA